One Leisingera sp. M658 genomic window carries:
- a CDS encoding IucA/IucC family siderophore biosynthesis protein, with amino-acid sequence MHPTPKSHDGLTGWQQAAYAPEYASRFPLTFFAADKSIVSQGAAQGAATDMVHQIPGIAGAFQLQAHEILIPAHPLQAQMLRLDPAVQALLASGKLRDLGAAGGNFAATSSVGTVYAPDCPWKLKYSIPMRLTNSLRVTLRSELDVGVSMARLLRRLDAAKLSPCFCIIDDPAYLTLDMPGRRESGFEVIFRDKPFMGAADKGVYNLAALTAGPLPGRSVLLITLIKRLAAARGQSCAETARLWFEAYLDCMLDPMLQLYDRHGIALEAHQQNSLLDLSTGLPSYAYFRDNQGYFITRDAFPSLSALEPSLAGQPALVCPRGHINERLAYYLVVNQISAVIHRLGCDELTQETALLLQLHRRLTAAASRFTGAAAEFARYLLTAPSLAAKANLLTRVHNIDELEAAAQEGMFLQMRNPIAAAQPQPAPELADVPA; translated from the coding sequence CTGCACCCCACTCCCAAAAGCCACGACGGGCTGACCGGCTGGCAGCAGGCGGCATACGCTCCCGAATACGCAAGCCGGTTTCCGCTCACCTTCTTTGCTGCCGACAAGAGCATCGTCTCGCAAGGCGCCGCACAAGGGGCCGCCACGGACATGGTTCATCAGATCCCAGGCATCGCCGGGGCGTTTCAGCTGCAAGCCCATGAAATCCTGATCCCGGCGCACCCGCTGCAGGCGCAGATGCTGCGGCTGGATCCGGCGGTGCAGGCGCTGCTCGCCTCGGGCAAACTGCGCGACCTGGGCGCGGCGGGGGGGAATTTTGCCGCCACCTCCTCGGTGGGCACGGTTTATGCTCCGGATTGCCCCTGGAAGCTGAAATACTCAATCCCGATGCGGCTGACCAACTCGCTGCGCGTCACCCTGCGCAGCGAATTGGACGTGGGTGTGTCCATGGCCCGGCTGCTGCGCCGGCTGGACGCCGCGAAACTCAGCCCGTGTTTTTGCATCATCGACGACCCCGCCTATTTGACCCTGGACATGCCGGGCCGCCGCGAAAGCGGGTTTGAGGTGATCTTCCGCGACAAACCCTTCATGGGTGCGGCGGACAAGGGTGTCTACAACCTCGCGGCCCTCACCGCCGGCCCGCTGCCCGGCCGCAGTGTGCTTTTGATCACCCTCATCAAACGGCTGGCAGCCGCCCGCGGCCAGTCCTGCGCCGAAACCGCCCGTCTGTGGTTCGAAGCCTATCTCGACTGCATGCTCGACCCGATGCTGCAGCTTTATGACCGGCACGGCATCGCGCTTGAGGCGCACCAGCAGAACAGCCTGCTGGACCTCAGCACCGGCCTGCCGTCCTACGCCTATTTCCGTGACAATCAGGGCTATTTCATCACCCGCGACGCTTTTCCCAGCCTCAGCGCGCTGGAGCCGTCGCTGGCGGGCCAACCAGCGCTGGTCTGCCCGCGCGGCCACATCAACGAACGATTGGCCTATTACCTGGTGGTGAACCAGATCTCTGCGGTGATCCACCGTCTGGGCTGCGACGAGCTGACCCAGGAAACCGCACTGCTCTTGCAGCTGCACCGCCGTCTGACTGCCGCAGCCAGCCGGTTTACCGGTGCTGCGGCAGAGTTTGCCCGCTACCTGCTGACCGCTCCGTCGCTGGCCGCCAAAGCCAACCTGCTGACCCGCGTCCATAACATTGACGAGCTGGAGGCCGCCGCGCAGGAGGGGATGTTCCTGCAGATGCGGAACCCCATCGCGGCAGCCCAGCCGCAGCCCGCGCCGGAGCTTGCCGATGTCCCTGCATGA